In Vicia villosa cultivar HV-30 ecotype Madison, WI linkage group LG7, Vvil1.0, whole genome shotgun sequence, the DNA window tgcaccaatttgttgtgaaaaacgatgtcaagaacaaaatataataggaattagggaagataagaagaacacaataattggttataacttctattcttttactttctcttaaaacaaataacctctctcaccctaaattaggatttgctgtgtacaatgatgagagactagtatgctatttataataaaacctaacatactaactaataggctttttccacaagctaacttaacaaattagggtttaaacactaaacctaatttaacatgctaacaaccctagcatcttcgacacaagcatgtgaacaaacttcaacttcatgcttaatcctttcgaaccaagaagctacccttcgaccatactagagttcgatccaatatctcacaatagcATTAGGGTGAAATTTGTTCAGCGAgtgttttatagtaaaatttgattattttatccctcggGTTATCAAAAAAATCGAAGAGttatatcatttattttacaattgttaacaaataaaaatataaagtgcATCAGTTGGGATTCAAAGCATGTCCTGAATGGTATATCACCTCGtattaaatgaagttgtgtaaGGATTGATGTATACATTTGAGTATACAAGATGAGCCTGATGATGTTTGATGATTTAGATGATTGTGATCCTAGTATGTTCGCTGATGGCGTATTTCAACAGGTGTGATCGAAGCACTTTTTGTCGAGGATGTTTCTCAATAGTTATGATAGTATGTGATGATCATTTAAATTCTTAGTAGGTTATGGTGATAAGTCTGTGATGGATTTATCAACCCTGCAGTTTGAACAAGCTCTTATGTCAAACGAATTATAGAGAAGGATGTACGACAATAATTTGTTGTTCCCTCAAAAGGGGAGTTTTTATCAAGGTTACTTGATATTTGAGGTAATATACTTTTTAGAGGtttaaaatatctaaaaattCTGATTAACTATCTAAATAAGGGGTTTATTATGTGCTTAATTAGGGATGACAATGGGGCGGGTCGAGGACGGTTATCACCTCCCCGAACTCAAACCCGATTTCCCAAACAATCCTTGTTCCCCGCCCCAAACTTAAACGGAgatggagaattaaaactcaAACCTGGCCCAAACGGATTTGAGTTGGGTTCATGTATCCCCGCCCGCCAACATCCATTTTGTGAAATCAATCTTTTTTAATAAGTTCAAAAATCTCAAACCAAGGTCCAAAAgaccaaaaaattcaaaattcaaaattcaaaaatggatacTCTTAAGAaagattcaaaattcaaaaaactcTCAAGTTTAATGGATTGAGGGCCTAATCGATTACAaagatttaaaattcaaaaaactcTCAAGTTTAATGGATACTCTTAAGAATAATTCTTAATGACAAGAGTAGGtcacttttaggtcaaaaatgtATAATTCTCTAgcattcttctctttctctttctattttatttttcaatttttttctttggtTTTCCGCTGCTTATTTATTCAATtgttttacaaaatatttttaaactctaattttcaaaatgattttgttttcaaCTAAAAATTTTCAAACCTCCACAATTCACACTCCTCTTATGTATATAGTTAAGTTACATGTCCAACAAGATGTGTCTTTGTGGGATATTATCCTAACAAAAGAGGCTTCAAATGTTATAATCCTTCTTGTCTTAATTCCTAATTTGAGTGAATTTAGTCCAAGTCATAGTATTGAATCTACTCCTAATCCCAAGTCTACTATTGAACCAGAGCTTtctcatattttaaataaaacttcTCCTAGTCCTATCCTGATTCTAATCCTAGTCATATTCACGAGTCTACTCCTAGCCCTATTTTGGTCCTTCATTGTCTTTTGTTTAGCCTAAACCAACACATTCAACATAAATGATAGTCTATTAATAAATGATAGTGTATTAATGATAGTGTATTAGAGAAAAGTAATTTCGATATGCTCTAGAAAAACTTCTATTGCTAGAGTCAAACACGTTGGTCGGATCCTCACCTTAAAAAATCAAGACAGGATTTCTACAAAttgaaaaaatcaaaattttaattacAAAAAGTTTGTCATCGTTAAATAAGGAGAGATTTTTGAAGAAAACTCAACTCATTTTTAATGTTTTGAAGATAACAAACTCttgtataaatataattataattataatcttatTTGTTATTTCATGTGTGCTcttaagtaaaaataaataaaacatgtaGCTAATCCTCAACCATACTATTTATCATCAATAAGATGAGAGAAACAATAATTCTCAAATTTATTGCTAAgccattaaagaaaaaaaaaaaaacaattgaaagGAACACAAAGTATAAAGTGTAACAAAGAAATAAGACAATTTATTAACTAAAAGTTATTTATCTCAATATAAGAATCAAACTCATGGCTGAGGATTACACTTCATGTTTCATTAGCTCACCCTCTTGATAAATTTCAACCCTTGCacataaattaaatgatgaaagtAACTGATGAGTGTCTCTCACCCAATTTTTATTGGATATATAGTATATGAAAGTGGTGAAGAATGACACATTTATTCATGAACAATAAGATGAAAACAAACTTAAATTATATAGTAGTAGCAACCAGGACTCTTCTAGGTGCAAGTGAAGGCCTTCGACCATGAAGCAAAGCATAATTATCCAAGAAAAGAACATCTCCTTTCTCCCACTTGAATTGTATGCTCTCTTCTTCAATAATCTCTCCACACCTTTTCACAACATGTGCTGGAATCTCAGTTCCATCTGCCATTGTGGCTGAACTTATATCCTTTCCATGCATTCCTACAATTGTGTTAAACCACATTTTTCTCCCCTTTCTTCCTTCAAATACTTTTGTTAAATTTCTTGGTCCAAGTATTGTCTTTAGCCCTCCATTTTCAAGCCATTCTACATCCATTCCAAGAGCTTTTGTCCTTTAACAAAATAGAAATCATTATATCACATGTAGTTCAAGGCCGTCTTTTAAGATTATATAAGGTAAATGACTACAATACTGATTCTAAAATTTGTCAGGGTTTAAACTGTAACTGAATAGACTCTCACAACAATTTTTCACAGATAAATTGTGAGTAAATATAATTCATATTTCTGTTGCCACGTTTAACTTTCAGTTACAATTACGTAAAGAGAGTCTTCCAATAAGATATATGACTATAAATGAAAATACCTTTTCTCAACTTCCTTACGATCCGAGCTTCCAAAAGCATCCTCCCAACCTCTACCTCTCATTGAATTGGTATCATTATTACTAGGAGCTGTAAATGTATACTTCAACCCCTTCTCCTCCATCTCTTTCACCTCTTTCGGAAACTCCTCAACCATCCTTTCCGTCACTCTGAAGCTTGGAACAACAGGAGTTTCTCCTCCTTCCGGTGGAGGTATCTCACAAAACAAAATTACTTTCTTCGGATATTCCTTAATCTGCAAAAAAAAATGGTGAATAGTCTCGTTAATCTAATTCAGTCGATAGCTAAAAGAACATCTAATTACAGAGACGCGAATTCAAACGTGAAACACTCTAAGTAACAGCTTTAATATAACAATAACTTACCAAAACCATTTCATGGTGATAATAAATGAACTCAGAGAGGGGACCTTCATTAGCAGTCcaaatcattttataaatatgTGTCCGAGGTGCTGGTCCGACATAGCGAATATCTTCCCATCCAAATGTTTCAACAATATCATTAAAGTCCTCAGCCTTCTTCACATCAAAACCTCTCAAAAGAACAGCACTGTTCTTTATTATCATTTCCTCAAACCATTCCTTGTTTTCATTCAAACCCAAAAGCAATGACTCTAAGTCACTCTTGTTTTCCTCACGAGGTCCTAGCACCAATGGAATGGTTTCTCCATCCACTATTTTCTCTCCTTCACACTTTCCCACTTTGAACTCCTTGCATGAATACTCCATCTTAGTTTCAAATATTAACTTACTTTTTCTTATTTGGTTTTACTTTCCATATAatctatatatctatatatatacatatgaaaACAACAAGATGTTGGTATTGTTGACAATTGCTATGCTAAAATTACAAGAGGTTGTCTTTGTCATATGGACCCATTTTTGTCATTATCTACTTGTTCAAATGTTTAATTACTATTGTGCCGGCCGTAATATTGAAGTACATGCCAAAATAATTGATATGACCAATTATTACAAACGGTAAAGGTTCAACTAGATAACAAAATTCTTAGTAATAATCAGAAACGGTTAATGTTTGGTAGTAAGAATATTGATGCCACCTAATCTCATGATTTTGATTCGTTACGGTAGTTTGTCACGGATTGATTTGATATAGGGTTATTCTTAGGGGTATAACGGCTTAGGCAAACGCCGTCTCAATTTTTTGGAGGTCCTATATAAATTAGTCATATTTCAATTATTACAAAATAATTATAGGCTCTATTTAATCCATTTTAAAAGTGGAAAAGATTTATGAGACCCTATCTAATTACAGCTTAATCTTAAAAAATTTGAGGCCTTGTGCGGTAGCTCACCTTGCACGCCATCAACGACGGTCCTGGAATAACCCTAGGTTGGATCGATTTTAAGTAAAAAATGTTTAAATCAAATCAACACTTGGATCGATTTACTGTTAACTACAAAACGGTATTTACGTTTGTGCAGTAGTCTCACACATGATAGAATGAAGAGGATGGTCAACTCTTCAAAAGGATGCATTAGAATATTTATGGTAATGGAATATGCCTCTCATGGCATGTTGACAAATATGGCAGAGTCtatgaaatagaaaaataaaattagtgaGTGACTGATTTTTTGGGAAttgattaaattttgaaaaaactaATACAATTAGTGTATGATGCACTTATTAGATGAGAAATTTTAGttcagttgaagaagatgaagagtaAAAAAGAAAGTCAAGATTCTTAAGAATACACAAAAATATTTGATAGAGATAAAATCGACATAATGAATGACTTGCAATATGTGATTGTATGAAAGAACAAACTTTAGAGTACTTCCTACTTATACAAATTTAGGAGAAAATGAATATTTATATCATGTACTACAAGTTTATCAACACTCGACAGAATATCAACTAACGAACACAAATTTAATGAAATATGTCTATAGACAAAGATCAATT includes these proteins:
- the LOC131617653 gene encoding clavaminate synthase-like protein At3g21360 yields the protein MEYSCKEFKVGKCEGEKIVDGETIPLVLGPREENKSDLESLLLGLNENKEWFEEMIIKNSAVLLRGFDVKKAEDFNDIVETFGWEDIRYVGPAPRTHIYKMIWTANEGPLSEFIYYHHEMVLIKEYPKKVILFCEIPPPEGGETPVVPSFRVTERMVEEFPKEVKEMEEKGLKYTFTAPSNNDTNSMRGRGWEDAFGSSDRKEVEKRTKALGMDVEWLENGGLKTILGPRNLTKVFEGRKGRKMWFNTIVGMHGKDISSATMADGTEIPAHVVKRCGEIIEEESIQFKWEKGDVLFLDNYALLHGRRPSLAPRRVLVATTI